Within Capra hircus breed San Clemente chromosome 7, ASM170441v1, whole genome shotgun sequence, the genomic segment GTGTAGAACTCCGGGTTGaaaggcccgcacctccgcgctTAGGCTCCACCCCCAAAGGTCCCGCAGGGCGTGCACACTGGACGATGGGCGCGTTTACCCTGCGCTTTGCAGACCTGGTAGCTCCAGGCTGTATTAGGGAACCAAGAGCGCTGCGGGGTGTCGGTGGATCAGATGGGGGAACGCAGAAAACTAGCGGTCCGAGGTCAGATGGGGGTCCTAAGACATCCGCTTAACTAAGTGGCTTAGGCTACTACTACGGCAGCCTGCGTGGGAGTAATAACTCACGGGCAGAATTTAAAACCAAAATGTTTTATTGGATGTTGTACAAAAAAGTTTCcagtcttaaaatgtatattacaaATCATTGGAGGAAACAAAAGACCACACGTTTGGCATGCATCTTAAAAATCACCATCTGAAATGTGTTTAGACAGCCAGTTGCTGAAACTTGAGTCCCCTGGCATGTAGTGCTGATGATCCCTTTCGGGCTCGGAATTAAGACCTTTCCAATAGCGTTAATATCCTTGAGGAATGGCAGTCCCCGCTCGGATGTGCTGATATAAATAGAACTGCTGGGTAGACGGTGTGGTAAAAACGAGCCCAGGTCAGAGCCTGGCTGTGTTGAACACTGAGCGCCCAGACCACGGGGAAAAAGGTATCCGTGTCTCCCCGGCACTCGGTCCCTTCTGAGGGCTGGGCCGAGTGGCTGTTTTTCTAGAAGGGTGCTTCTCCTCACATGACACGGCTCAGAAAAAAAGAATCGCTTCTGCATCATTTCAAGTGGCTTAAAGTTAAGAATGTTTAAGGAAAAATGCAAATTGTTTTTCAGGCCAAGGCTGACATTGTAACACTGGACTTTGTCCTGTGTTCCCAACTACTTAATTACCAAAGACTGGCAATTACCAAATTACCACCAACCTCCAGCCACAAGTGGCCACCGGTCCAGCGCACCCTCCCCTTACCAGTCAAGGGCTTCCCAGCCTGCCAGGGCCACTTCCAGGCTCCACTCAAGATCTCAGCCAGGCAACCACTGGGCGGGGATGAGACCAAGAACTGGCTAAATCAAGACGTCATCTAATGAGCCTGGGGGTTCTGCAGGCACTGGGCAAACCGAGGCAGTTTTTTAGGCCCTCTGGGCCTGCGGGGAGGGTGGGgccctctcttttccttcctgaagTCCTCAAGCCCAGCCTGCAAAACTACATCACACCCAGAATTCCAGGACACAGCTTCGATCCCCAGAGATTTCCAAAATACCCTGAAGGGCGTGGGTGAGACCAGTGCAGTTTCCACTCACCCCAGGACCACCCAGACCCCATCCCACTCTCCAGACCCTCCAGTCCACTCAGCTCGTTATACCAGGGGAAGGGAGCAGCCTGCACCTGGAAGCACTCCTGGCAGGGTGGTGGGGGGCGAGGGAGGGTGGTACAGAGAAGGTGCTGTCAGGACAGGAAGCTTCTCATGGGCTGCACCATTTTTCTGGTGAGGCCACCTCCCTCCACAGGGCAAGCACAGCCCTCAGGCCAAGGACTCTGGTGGCCAAGGAAAGATGCCCAGACTTAAAGCCTTGGCCTGCAGGGAGATTCTAGAGGTGGAAGCAGCTTGGTTTTGCCGGTGGCCGACACTTTCCTGCCCTGGGGCTTGGGCCCTCCTCACCACGAGCAGTTCCCAGGGAAAGGTGGAAGGGCTGCTCCAGCCTTGGGTAAACGCCGAGGGGCTGGCACTCAGCCTACCTGGAAGCAGGCTGCCTTCAGGGGCCAGCCTGCCTCCATGGCTCAGTATTGCGTCTTTAAGACTTGAGCTGCGCTTTCTGAAGAGTCAGCCAGGGGCGCAAAGTCCACAGGGACAGAGACCCCTGACGATGCCACCCCCCCCCGGAGGGGGACTGTCCCAGTGACCCTTGAGTGAGCCCCTGAGGTGGGAGCCTGGCAACCTGTGTACTGaccaatgtaaaaaaataaatatccattaaaaaaataacttctgTGTATCTACGTGGCGTGGATCAAAGGTGAACTGATGCAGGGAGGGGGGTCTCTGGGTGATCAGAAGCTGGGCTGTGGCATGGAGCATTCCACAGAGGTCTGCTGGCATGGGCAGGTCTGTCTAGGAAACACCGTTTCAGCAGGAAGCTACAGAGAAAGCTAGCGTATCCATGTACACCCAAGAACACAGGAGAGGGCATGACCTGTGCTCAAGGCACAGAGTTGGAGGTCAGGGAGTCCCACGGCTCACCCTCATCACCCTCCATGGATGGGAGGGCGGAAAACGGTGGTCACACATGGATGTCACGTCCAAGGTTGTCATACTCATTCCCTTGACACTCTCCTGGGGATTAGCCTCAGAGAGGAATCGCCCCCAGGTCCCAAGCTTCCTTCTTGCCTGTCCCACAGGGTGAGGAAGTTGACTGCAGAAAGGTCCAGAAACGTGAGGCTCCGGCAGCCAGAGAGGGAGTCAAGAGGCCCAACCCACACACCCGAGGGCTGAGCAGAAACCGCCCAAAGCCCCGGTCTGACAGTACAAGCTGCTTCCAGCCCTCCTTCGGATGCTCAGTTGGCTGAGCCATGGAAACTGCAGGGGTgcccctgctccccaccaggTCAGAAGCTGGATTCTGAATTTGGTTTTTTTGAAAGCTTAAATGAAATAAACTATGGGATCCTTATGCAGTTCTGCTCTGTCCACCCCAGGCCTCCTCTCCTGCCCCGACTCCAGGCTGCAGCAGAGACCCACACAGCCAATgggcctcctcccacccctgctgGACTCCCAAAAGTCCGCTAGCCACTAGGCTCCTGGGCTGGTGGACAGGGCACCAACACAGTCTGGTCAGTGGTGAAGGGTCCCAGGAAACCCGCCGACAGGAAAGATCAGTAGAGACCCACCCCCATGCTCTGGCAGTTTGCTTAAAAATTCTCTAGAAATGTACCAAGGATTAAAGAAGCCAATGATATAAAAATAGTTTTCAGTGGCTCTGGGTAAAGAAAGACATGTGATGAGGCGTGTTCGGTTCACATGACGCGGCAGCCTCGAGAGGTGGTCCTCGGGTCCCCCTGGAAGGAAGGACGGTGTAATGAGGTGAGCCCAGAGTGGCAGGTACATGCCAACCTGGCCAGGCAGGTAGCTGGTGGCCCCCTGCCCTCCCACCAAGAGGGGTTGGACCGTGCTGgggcctgagccaccagggaagctcagcttCCAGCAAGACGACCCCAGCTAGTGTGGCTAATGTTCCAGAACCTTCCATGTCTCCCTCACTCCTGTTCTGAGCCACAGGACTCGTTACAATGGTCTTAGACCCAGAAGAGTCCTGCACTCATGTCTTGTTCAGTGTAGTTCCTCAGCCCCCCCGCACCCTCCCCACAAAACCTTTATGAAGTCACCAGCATCCCAGTCTGGAGGAATCACGGTAACAGCAGGTGGGCTGAGAAGCCCTAGGGCTGTACCAGGGTCACTTTGAGATACAATcagctttgcaaccccattccCAGTGTCTCTAGGTGGGTACCAGAGATCCACACAACAGGCAGGCCCAGGAGGCAGGGCAGCTGCATGAACAGGGCCTGggatgtgtgcgcgtgtgtgcacgCCCGTGCCTGGGAGCTTCTACCTGCTGGTGGAAAAGATCCTCCTCTCCAAATTCAGCTGCCTCGTCCTCGCCCTCCTCCCCATTCTCGGTCTCCCGCACCACTGAAGACTGCTTCACGGTTCTCATGGCCACTTCCTGTACGAGATGAGAGCTGCAGAcagacccctccccacccaggagcCCAGCCTGCAGGGGAGACAGTCAGGATACCCAGGCCTAGGCTGCACTCACGTGCCTGGCGGCGGCCAAGGCTCCATCCACCCAGGAGGGGCCCCAAGACCCAGGCAGCGGGAGGCACTCACCTCCCCATCAGCGTTCACCAGGGTGGTGCGGAAGCTCTCACCGGTGCCCCAGCTGTTCTGGCTTTTCCACACGAGTGTGGATGGGGGGCTGTGAGCCACCCCTGCTCCAGCTGCCCACACCTGGGGACACAGGAAGGCCTCCCCGTTAAAGTGGGCTCCAGTCCTAGTGGGCACCAGCCAGCCATTCATCACAGGTCCCCTTGATGCCCTGGGTGTGTAATCCTTCTAGGCCTCTTGGATCCTGCCCAGGGATGTTAATCACCCCAGTATGGAAGAAGAGACTGAGGTTCACAGTGGCCAAGGACTTTCATCTCAGCAAACGGGCCAGGCTGGGCTCAGGGGCCCTAGAGTCCATGCCTGTGACTGTTAACATGGCTGGCGCTTTGCCTGCCAGCCCAGACAGCCTGGACCCAGTCCCACCCACACCGGGGGTCCCTGGCACATCACTcaggccttccaagagctccaGGGAGGCTCTTGGGAGAAATGTGGACAATCGGCTATCGCAGGCGGCTGTTCTCAGCGGTGGGGCTCCACCCTGCAGTTCCCCTGGccccctgccccatcccagcTACACCTCACAACCTGCCCCTCTACAGCCACCTACCGTGACAGTCTGGCCGGCCCGCAGCACATACTTGGGGGTGAACTTGTAGGAAATCTCCTCCCCTTCCAGGACTTGCTTCTTGATCCTCCAGTTGCCCAGAGACTGATCCTGAGGAAGGGCGCTGGCGTTGGCACAGGGCTCTGGGCAACCCCGGGGGGCCTCCCCTGAGGGGGCGGCGCGGCTCGGGGCGAGGCCTCACCTTGTCAGAGCTGTTCTTCAGTTGCACGAACCTGCCCTCCAGATCGATCTCCTCGATGCTGACGCTGCCTGAGGCCGAGGCCTGCTGCGCCAGGTGgaagctgctgccgctgctggtGCTACTGCTGGAGCCGAGGCCACTGGAGCCCGTGCCCGGCGGCTCCTCCACCTCCAGCCGCTTCCGCTTGCTGCGGCCCGGGCGCCCGGCTGTGGACacactgctgccgctgctgctcgtTGTGGCCCGCGAGACGGTGATCCGCGACGGGCTGGGGGACAGCttcagcctgggggtggggggcggggtcaCCAGGGGCTGAGGTGTAGGAGTGGGGGgttggagggggaggggcagcgcACTTGCCCCGCCCCTCTCCTCGCCCCGCCCCTGCGGTGCTCACCTCTCCTCCTCGCCCTCCAGCAGCTTGCGGTAGGCGCTGATTTCCATGTCCAGGGCCAGCTTGACGTCCAGCAGCTCCTGGTACTCGGCCAGCTGCTGCTGCATCATGTCCCGCACCTCCATCATTTCTCGCTCTTTGGCGTCCAGCATCTTCCGGAACTTGTCCCGCTCCCCAGCCACAGTCTCCTCTAGTTCACGGATCCGGTCCTCGGCCGCGCTTGCCTGCAGCAGGGTCCACGAGCGTCACGGTGGGGAAGCCCACTCGGCTGTAGGCCTCTGGGGCCGTGGAAGGGGATGAGACGGGACAGGGCCTGAGGAGGGGTCGGGGCTGGGGCTCTGGTGAGTCACCTGCTTCTGGAGGCCGGAAAGCTGGTAGCTGAGGGATTCGACCCGCATGCGGGCCTCCTTCAGCTCCTCCCGGGCGGCACTGGCAGCCTTGTCGTTCTGGTCGGAGCTCAGCTTGGCATTGTCCAGCTGCGGGGACAAGGGCAGGCATGAGGGCCGGCACAGAGGGCAGGGGTGGACGGCCCAATGCCCACCGGCAGGCATGCTCGCGTGCGCACCTTGGCTTGGTAGGTCTGCTCCAGCTCCAGACGGTACAGCCGCACTTGCTCGTCGTGCTGGGCGCGCAGCTCCTCCAGCGCCTGGGCCATCTTGAAGTCATACTCCTGCTGCCGGCTGCTGTCCACCTCCACCAGGCGGCGCTCATGCCGCCGCCGCGTCTCACGCACTTCCTGCGGACATAGCCACGTGCTCACTGCATGCCTTGGCCCTGTCACAGGCGTCCCTGACTCTCCCCAGCGGCCTGAGCGAGGGCGCCCAACTCTGCCACTGGTGACCCTCTGGGGTAGGCCCGGGCCACCTGTTCACACCCACACCACGATTCACAACCACCCAAGAACCGTGACCCAGAGCCCCTAGCTGACTGCCGAATAACACACCTATGCCTTCACACACAGGAGCATTACTGGGccctgaaaaggagagaagccctGACACTCACTACCACCTGGACGGATCCTGAGAACAGGAtgctcagtgagagaagcagacacagaaggacacacaGGGTGTGATTCCACTGATGGGAAACGTGCAGAGAAGGCTGATCCACAGAAGGAGTCGGTTCCTGGTTGTCAGGAGctaggggagggggtgggggtgggcttcTATTGCGATGATGGAATGTTCTGGAACTAAACAGTGATGGCTGAACTATCCTGTACTAAATTTCATTaaattgtatgttttaaaaagttttgttatATAGGAAAACTGGAAGAATGCTAATGGAAACACCTACAGAATTTCTTTTGGGGGTAATGTTCTGGAATTAAGAGGGGATGGCTACACAGCTCTGGGAATGGACTAAGATCCAGTCTACATGGTAAGCTGTGAAAGCTTTCTGGTAAGGGactatttcaataaagctgttaataaaaaaaagagaattcttagggaaaaaaaaagttcctaaTGTGGCTCATCATAGGAGCCTGGGGTCTCAGATAGAACAGCAGCGGGTCATGGCAGTGACCAGCTGGCCCTGGTCACATGCACCAGGAGCCGACCAGGCAGTGGTGGGGTCAAAGGTAGGTGGGGAAGCCCCACGTGACAAAACTCCCTGCACAGATGTCAGTCACATGTATCTGGGCCCTGTGGATGAAGCCGACAGGAACGTGTCCATAGGAAGCCACTGCGTTCACAACAGCCAAGGAGCACAGTGGACCCTCAGCCCACACCCCACCCCTGGCCCACCTCAGGGGTCCTCCCGCCCCCCCTCGGCCTCCTCACGGGATCGAGGGCGGCTCTGGCTGCAGCCGGGCCCGGCAGAAGCAGGAGGCCGCTCCGCAGTTGCATGGGCATCTCACCCACCCGCACGCCGCACTGAGCCCAGCAGTGGCTGCCTCCGGGTTCCATCTGGCTGTGACAGCACAATGGGCCAGGACCAGGCGGGAGGCCGGCAGGGCCAGGGCTCTAGTCAGTCCTGCCAAACCAGggagctgaggctcagaggcagAGGCCAGGCAGGGTCTGCAGGAGCCTGAATGATGACCCCTGAAAAGCATGCCCATGTGCTGATCCCCAGAGTCTGCCAATGTAGCCTTGTTGGACAAAGGTCTTTGCAAGTGTGATTAAGATACAGGGCTCAAGACCATCCTTGACTACCTGGGTAGCCCCAAACCCAAGGACAAGTGTCGCTATAAGAGACGCAGAGACAGAAGACAGTGGCGTGATGATGGAGGCAGGGATCAGGAGATGAGTCCCCGAGGCAGGGAGAGGCAGGAAGTGGAGAAACACCCTGGCTCCCGCTGGGGGGTAGGGGGGATGACCCACCTCCTCAAAGACATCCTTGCGGAAGGCCAGCTCCTCCTGCAGGCTCTGGCAGCGGTTCTCCAGGTCCACACGCATCAGCGTCTCCTTTTCCAGCTGCTTCTTAGCCACCGCATGCCCGTCCTCTGCCTGGACACGCGGGACAAGCAGCTGGTGACGCTGCCTGCCGCCGTGTGAGGTCCCTGGGGATCCCGAGACCCCAAACGCCCCCAGGGTGTGGactgggcggggggaggggggtgaaGGGGTCCCCGGGGTGTGgactgggcggggggggggggtgaaggGGCCCCCAGGGTGTGGACTGGGTGGGGCGGGGTGAAGGGGCCCCCGGGTGTGGACTGGGCTGGGGGGTGAAGGGGCCCCCGGGGTGTGGACTGGGCAGGGGGGTTGAAGGGGCCCCGGGGTGTGGACTGGGCGGGGGTGAAGGGGGGCCCACAGCCTGCGCCGCCTGAGCTACCTTAGCCAGCTGGGCCCGAAGCTCTGCCACATCGTTCTCCAGGGCGCGCTTGTCGCTGAGTGCGGCCGCGAGCTCAGCCTCGCTTCGGTGGAACACGGACTCCAGGTCCCTGACGCGGCCCTGGGCCACCGTGAGCTCACCCTCCCTCTTCTTGGCGCTGAAAGTCAGGAGCAGAAGTTAGTAGGCAGCACTGACCCCAAGGCCAAGTTCACGGCTGCCTCGGGGCCCAGACCCTCACCTACCCATGCTTTCAGTACCAGAGCCTCATCTCTCAGCACCAAAGGGGCCCTGTCTTCAAACCTGCTCTGCCCCACAGGGACCCCTCCAGCCACTCAACCCTCAAGATGTGGGTTTTCATGTCCTTTTCCCTGACTTTTGGGCACAGGAGGAGGGACCACTTAGAGGAgaactctgatttttttaaaaaatgtataatttattatAGTAACTAATTAAAACCCTGGCCTTTGAACTGTTGATCTCATTTGTTAAGTTAAGCTATTTCAGGCAGGCTCACTGAACTTCTAATAGATAGCTCCAATGTGAAACATCTAAGATGCCAAACAGACTTTCTAAATACACAAGTCTCCCTTTTGtttcttggctgcactgtgcaccatatggcatcttagttccctgaccagggagcgaacccaggttcccaccagggaagtaccaacACACAACTCTTAGTAGCATGAACATTTCTGAATGGTGCTCTAAATCTCGAATTAAAAGTGGGTAGTTGAAAGCTACCCACTTCCCCACTAAGGAACTGAAGCTGTGCCCTGCCCAGCACCGTGGGGACAACATAGCAGGGGTCAGATCAGCAACACCCTTCCTGAGTGTGACAACCAGACGTCCCTGGACATCACCTGGTGTCCCCCAGGGGAAGGACCGCCCTGGGCGACAATGCCCGGAGACCCCACACCAGTTTGAGTGAGGTGTGTCAGGGAGGGATAAAGCCCAGTGACTTCAGTCACCAGGCTGGTCCCATCCTCACAGCAGTCCTTGGGACAGGACCTCCAGGCAGACGTGGCACCCACGGCCAGTCCACATTCCTGAGCCACACAGTCCTTCCACTCAAGGGAGGCGGGGAGGGCTGCAAACCCCACATCTCTAGAGGGTTTGGGGAAACTGGACTCATCTGTCCAGTAGACCACTACTGAGGGCCAGTTTCATGGACATGCTGTCCTCCCACTAGAGAAACATCTGTGGACTCCCCGTCATCAGGGGAAGCTTTCTCGTGGGTACAGAGAGCAGTGAGACCCGCTGCCCTCAGTGAAGGGGGAGGAGACAGGAGGAACACATGCAGGGCGGGAGCTACTGGGCACAGCCCTCGAGAAGCGGGGCCTGGGGCCTGAGCCAGGCTGTGTTTCCCAGGGCACTGGGGAGAGCAGAGTACAGGCCTAGGGCGAGGTGGGCGGGCAGGTCGAGATCAGCTGTGCGGTAAGGGCGACAGGAGCAGAGGCATCAGGAAGTGTGGAAAACCTCTCCACACTGTCACCCTGTGCCGCGGAGATGAAGGACACGGAATGGTCTGGGAAGCCGAGGTGCTGGAGACCCTAAGTGGCTTAAGTTTCTGCTGCTTGACAGCTTCAGGGTCCTCCCTGAAGTTCCTCCCCTGGAACCGTAATTCCTGGCGGATTAGGCAGGAGAGCCCAGCCTGTCAGGTCCTCTGCCGGTTTCCATCATCACAGGGTTTTCGCAGTACTCTTGGTTGAAAGAGAAAAGCCCAGGCTGCCACCTCACGGCAGATGCACTTTGTTCAGGGTCACGGGCCACTCACACTGTCTGCAAGGGCTCTGTGCCCGAGAGCACGAAGTGAGGCCAGCAGGCAAATCACCTGCAGACCCAAGTACTCAAGACTGGGGAAGCCTTCCCTCGAGAGCGGGGGCCAAGGTAAGTCGCTAGCCCGGGTGCCCGATGGCGGGGCAGGGCTGTCACTGAAGCTGTCACAGGAGCCTGTGACGCGGCCCAGGCACTGGGGAGGCATCGAGACACATGTGACATCAACGCCAGGCTCGAGGTGGACAAACCGTTCTGTTAGCTAAGGGTGTCCACCCTGAATGTAaattaagaaaggagaaaaagcaatGCCCCAGATTGGCCTCGGAGGTTCTGTCTGGGCGGAGGCTCATgagactttcatttttctctctttaaaattgTACTTCTgtattttggccgtgctgggtcctcACTGCCGCGCAGGcgtctctctagctgtggcgagcgggggctgctctctcactgcggtgtgcaggcttctcactgcaggggcttctcttactgcagGGCACCGGCTCTAGGGcccacgggcttcagcagttgcagcctgcaggctctagggcacaggctcgggagctgtgcacaggcttagctgctctgagctgtgtgggatcttcccagactggagactgaacccgtgtccccttcactggcaggtggatctttcaccactgagccatcaggaagccctCGTTCTTCTCCTTAAGTCAACTGTGCTACCTGCTTTCTCCCCAGCGAGCATCTATGACTCTGACAAGCAGAAACGTGTCTTCTCAGCCCACCCAAGGAGTCACATGCGGGTCCAGGGTGTCTGGAAGATTCTAGAACCTGTGTGGATGTGACAGAGCGAGGCTTGGGGAATTCCAGAATTCTCCAGCATTCATTCTCTTACTCGTCTCCAAAAAGAATGTCAGTTTTTAATTCAAAGTCATAATAAATGGATGGGGTCTCCTGTCTACCCGGCCTCTTGAAAAGCACGCAGATTGCCTCTCCTGCCCTGTCGGACACCAGCTGGCAGTGTCATGCGGGTCCGTCTCTGGGCTCACTGCTCTGCTCCATGCGGGAACCAGAAACAGCGCTAAGTGACAGGGGATCTGAGGAGGCGACTGGAAAAGGCAGAGCTGTGGAGACATGAAGGACCCCCGGCctgcaggggttggggggaggatgGGCTGGGGGTGCGGTGAGGCGCAGGGGTTTTCAGGGCAGTGACCACACCTGTGACACTATGCTGGTGCACGGCGTCAGTGTACATGTGTCCATGCCCAGGGAGCGCAGGACACCAAGGGCGACCCCTGTGGAGGCAGGGACTCAGCTGATAAGAATGTGTTCACATGGGCTCATCACCGGTAACAACGCAGCACACCCGCTCCTGGGAGATGCCGCAATGTGGGGCCCTGGAGGGGGGTCGGGGGCACCCTGCGTTCCGCACTCATTCTCCTGCAAGCCTAAAGCTGCCCCTCCCAAAGAAAgtgagaaagcctcatgaggaaagAAGAACCCTGCACATGCAAAGGTGGCCTCCGGAGGTGGTGCCGCTGAGCCGGGGGAACCCTGGCTGAGCCCCAGACCTCGTGCCCAGCGTCCCTGCGGCCAGTCTGGCCTGCCGGGGTGGCTGCGCGCAAGGGTGGAGGGGCCCTGGTCTGAGCACTCGCTGAGTTCACGTCACTCCCTtctgccaccatcaccaccagtgCTGCCTCGTTCTCCAGACTGGTGACACTTTACTGGGGAGCAGCCAGGAGATGGTGCTTTGGGATCGGGAAGAGAAGGTCACCCACCGCTCCCCGGCATCCCGGGGCAGGCACAAGGCGGGAAAGGGGGCCAAGGCTGGCTCTGTGGCCCAGAGTACCTCTTCGCTGGGGAAGGGTTGGGGGCGTGGTGGTGCCAGCTACCAGGGGATTCAGTCCCAGGGGAGCTGCTGAGGTTTCACCTCCGGGGGCCAATTCTTTGGAAGGGATAATGGTGCTGGACAGGGCAGCCGGAAGGCCAGCCCCAAGAACCCACATGGCCCGCTCCCAGGAGGGATGTGCAAGTTGGGGCCCTCCCACCACACCCAGGGTGACGACCCCCGCCTCCTGCCCCGTGCGCCGTCACACCGCCACAGCCCCACCTCTTGGTGGCCTCCTCCAGGTCGGCCCTCAGCTTGCCCATTTCAATCTGCAGGCAGGCGCGGTCCCGGGCCGTCTCGTCCAGCACCCGGCGGGCATCGGCCAGCTCCGCCTCGTACAATGTCTTGATGCCGCTCACCTGCAGGGACAGCCGGGCCGAGGTGAAGCCCTCTTCCCCACCAACATGGTGCCACTCACCTGCATGGGCCCCCCAGCTGGGCACCCCTGGAGCCTGCCCAGGTCACCAGCCCCTATCAGGCCACGTCTGTCAGCTGGACGCACactcaggcctccctgccccaccccgagGGGCCCAGAGTGGTGAGCATATTTTAAAGTATCAGGGACCAAAAGGATAAGGAGATGCCATCTGCCCCGTAAGGATGGCCATCACAGAGACCACAGCAAGTGTCAGGACGATGGGGAGATGCTGGCACCCCCATGCATGGTGGGGGGTCGGGGGGGGTTGGTGCCACCATCATGGAAGACAGGCTGGCGGTTCCTCAGATGGACAAACAGCAACCactgacccagcaatgccaccgCCCGGCATCTACCTGGGAGAAGTAACACACGTGTACACAAAACCCAAGCACAGGCGTTCACAGCCCCGGCACTGCTACCGGCTGCACAGGGAAACACCCCGAGGGCCCAGCAGCAGGGGACGAAGGGACACAGTGTGGTCCCGCCACACCTGGAGTGCCCCTCAGCCCTGAAAAGCCAAGCCCACACACTCGCTAGCACGTGGGCAGGCCTGGAGAACACGGTGCTCAGTGAGGGGAGCAGACACAGGACACACAGGGCGTGACTCCACCAACGGAAATGCGCAGAGCAGGCAGGTCCGGAGACACAGAGAGTGGGCTCCTggctggcaggggctggggaaggagtaTGCGGGGAGGAGAAAGCTACGGGGAcgaggtttccttttttttttcttaagtgcgATCTGTatgatgaacttgggcaaacttcaggagatggtgagagacagggaggcctggcatgctgaagtccatggggccaacagagagtcggacatgacttagcaactgaacatcaacacCATATGAGTTACAGATGTACAATAGTAACTCACAATTTGCAAAGGTTATTCTCCATTTatacttattataaaatactgagtataCCCTCCTTGTAGTTTATATACTTTATACATAGtggttttttcctcttaattCCCTACAGCTATTTtgcccctccccaggaaggagcttcCTTTAGGGGatggaatgttctggaattagatcgAAGTGATGGCTACCCAGTTGTAAATATATTAAACACCACCAAACTTGAGAGTTTAATTGGGTGAACTGCATAAGATTGGAATTCTGCCTCTATGAGGCGGttacaggggtttccctggtagcttaacagtaaagaacctgcttgccaaagaaggagacccggattc encodes:
- the LMNB2 gene encoding lamin-B2 produces the protein MSPPSRGRRSEQRGPRTAAAAAAAMATPQPGRAGGPSTPLSPTRLSRLQEKEELRELNDRLAHYIDRVRALELENDRLQLKISEREEVTTREVSGIKTLYEAELADARRVLDETARDRACLQIEMGKLRADLEEATKSAKKREGELTVAQGRVRDLESVFHRSEAELAAALSDKRALENDVAELRAQLAKAEDGHAVAKKQLEKETLMRVDLENRCQSLQEELAFRKDVFEEEVRETRRRHERRLVEVDSSRQQEYDFKMAQALEELRAQHDEQVRLYRLELEQTYQAKLDNAKLSSDQNDKAASAAREELKEARMRVESLSYQLSGLQKQASAAEDRIRELEETVAGERDKFRKMLDAKEREMMEVRDMMQQQLAEYQELLDVKLALDMEISAYRKLLEGEEERLKLSPSPSRITVSRATTSSSGSSVSTAGRPGRSKRKRLEVEEPPGTGSSGLGSSSSTSSGSSFHLAQQASASGSVSIEEIDLEGRFVQLKNSSDKDQSLGNWRIKKQVLEGEEISYKFTPKYVLRAGQTVTVWAAGAGVAHSPPSTLVWKSQNSWGTGESFRTTLVNADGEEVAMRTVKQSSVVRETENGEEGEDEAAEFGEEDLFHQQGDPRTTSRGCRVM